One window of the Triticum dicoccoides isolate Atlit2015 ecotype Zavitan chromosome 3B, WEW_v2.0, whole genome shotgun sequence genome contains the following:
- the LOC119277329 gene encoding transcription factor HBP-1b(c1), producing the protein MESRRGGGGGPAAAAAAAGDPRGPMPGFGAPQHTIPTNVNVMQPSRVADFGALAHSAGFRIEDLANFSTNNLFNLKPNTHAYTSDPLQFGNYGKSISPTDLATTAAAAAAVTAVDPQALLQQKGVQPNLVALRTHNNDNWGESSMADTSPRTDTSTDLDIDIDERNQMFEQGQLAAPTASDSSDKSRDKLDHKSLRRLAQNREAARKSRLRKKAYIQNLESSRLKLTQLEQELQRARQQGIFISSSGDQSQSASGNGAVAFDMEYARWLEEHNKHINELRAAANAHAGDDDLRKIVDSIMSQYDEFFRLKGVAAKADVFHVLSGMWKTPAERCFMWLGGFRSSELLKLLAGQLEPLTEQQLTGICNLQQSSQQAEDALSQGMEALQQSLAETLASGSLGPAGSSGNVASYMGQMAMAMGKLGTLENFLRQADNLRLQTLQQMQRILTTRQSARALLAISDYFSRLRALSSLWLARPRE; encoded by the exons ATGGAGagtaggcgaggaggaggaggagggccggcagcGGCCGCAGCGGCGGCGGGCGACCCGCGCGGGCCGATGCCGGGTTTCGGGGCTCCTCAGCACACCAT CCCAACAAATGTGAACGTCATGCAGCCTTCTCGAGTTGCTGATTTCGGGGCGCTCGCGCACTCTGCTGGATTCAGAATAGAAGATCTCGCTAATTTCAGTACAA ATAATTTATTCAATCTGAAGCCAAATACACATGCATATACCAGTGACCCCCTTCAGTTTGGAAATTACGGAAAG TCCATTTCTCCGACTGATCTAGCTActacggcggcggcagcagcagcggtaACAGCAGTTGATCCTCAGGCACTACTACAGCAAAAGGGAGTGCAACCAAATCTAGTAGCTTTAAGAACTCATAACAATGATAACTGGGGAGAGTCAAGTATGGCTGATACAAGTCCTAGGACTGATACATCAACGGATCTGGATATAGACATTGATGAACGCAACCAAATG TTTGAACAAGGACAGCTTGCTGCCCCCACAGCTTCTGATTCTAGCGACAAATCAAGGGACAAATTAGATCATAAG TCACTTCGCCGTCTTGCCCAAAACCGTGAAGCTGCTAGGAAAAGCCGTTTGAGAAAGAAG GCATATATCCAAAACCTGGAGAGTAGTAGATTGAAACTTACTCAACTAGAGCAAGAGCTTCAGCGTGCTCGTCAACAG GGCATCTTCATTTCATCTTCAGGGGATCAGTCTCAGTCAGCGAGTGGAAATG GAGCTGTGGCATTTGACATGGAGTATGCCCGATGGTTGGAggaacataacaagcatataaaTGAGTTGAGGGCTGCAGCCAATGCACATGCTGGCGATGATGATCTTCGGAAAATTGTTGATAGCATCATGTCGCAGTATGATGAATTTTTCAGGCTCAAGGGTGTAGCAGCCAAAGCAGATGTTTTCCATGTGCTGTCGGGAATGTGGAAGACCCCTGCTGAGAGGTGCTTCATGTGGTTAGGTGGCTTCAGATCATCCGAGCTCCTTAAG TTACTGGCAGGTCAACTAGAACCTCTTACTGAGCAGCAGCTTACTGGCATATGCAACCTGCAACAGTCTTCTCAACAAGCTGAGGATGCTCTTTCTCAAGGGATGGAGGCATTACAACAGTCACTTGCAGAAACCCTAGCATCTGGATCCCTGGGCCCCGCAGGATCTTCCGGTAATGTTGCAAGCTACATGGGGCAGATGGCAATGGCCATGGGAAAACTTGGCACCCTAGAAAACTTCCTCCGACAG GCTGATAATCTGCGGCTCCAAACCCTTCAGCAGATGCAACGCATATTAACCACTCGCCAGTCTGCACGAGCTCTGCTTGCAATAAGCGACTACTTCTCTCGGCTACGCGCTTTGAGTTCACTTTGGCTTGCCCGTCCACGGGAATAA